In the genome of Polaromonas vacuolata, the window AAGCCTGTGCGGGGAGAAGTTCGTGCTGCCGGTGAGAACCAAGTCAAGGCGTCTTTGCGACGTCAAGGCGTGTTGGCGACTAAGATTAAAAAGCGCCGTATGCGCTCGGGGAAATCCATCCGGCCCAAGGATATTGCGATTTTCACGCGACAACTCGCCACCATGATGAAAGCCGGCGTGCCCTTGCTGCAGTCGTTTGATATCGTTGGCCGCGGCAATCCAAATGCCAGTGTGACCAAGCTGCTCAACGATATTCGCTCGGATGTTGAAACCGGTACCTCGCTAAGCGCGGCCTTTCGAAAATACCCACTGCATTTCAATTCCTTGTATTGCAATTTGGTCGAGGCCGGTGAGGCCGCTGGTATTTTGGATTCTTTGCTAGAGCGTCTAGCTGTTTACATGGAAAAAACTGAGGCCATCAAGTCCAAGATCAAGTCCGCGCTGATGTATCCAATCTCTGTGGTGCTGGTGGCTTTTGTGGTTGTGGCGGTAATCATGATTTTCGTCATACCAGCTTTTAAAAGTGTGTTTTCTTCGTTTGGCGCGGACCTGCCTGCGCCTACCTTGATGGTTATCGCCTTGAGTGAATTTTTTGTTGCCTACTGGTGGTTGATTTTTGGCGGCTTGGGTGGTGGCTTTTATTTTTTCATGCAGGCTTGGCGGCGTAGTCCCAAGATGCAAAGAGTCATGGATCGATTGGTGCTCAAGCTACCGGTGTTTGGCTCGCTGATTAATAAATCCTGCATCGCGCGCTGGACCCGTACGCTCTCGACTATGTTTGCCGCTGGCGTGCCTTTGGTCGAGGCGCTTGACTCGGTAGGCGGCGCTTCTGGTAATTCACTCTACGCTTACGCGACTGAAAAAATTCAGCAGGAAGTCTCTACTGGCACCAGCTTAACGGCGGCCATGTCGAATGCCAATTTGTTTCCGACCATGGTGTTACAGATGTGCGCGATTGGGGAAGAATCCGGATCGGTTGACCACATGCTGGGTAAAGCCGCCGACTTTTACGAGGCCGAGGTCGATGAAATGGTGGCCGGCTTGTCCAGTTTGATGGAACCCATCATCATCGTTTTTCTGGGCACAATAATTGGCGGCATTGTGGTTTCCATGTACTTGCCCATTTTTAAGCTCGGACAGGTTGTCTGAGTACGCATCTGGTTTTATTTTGCCAATTTGTTTGCTATGACAACGCCAGCTTCTTTTGATGATTGCCCGCTTCAGGCCTTGCCAGCTGACTTTGAACTTGCAGAGATGGCTCAGCATGAAACCCTCATTCTTGAGGCTTGGGCCGCGGCTGAAGGCTGGAACCCAGGCCTTAACGATTTGTCTTTGGCCTGGCGCGTTGCGCCTAATGCATTTATTGCGCTGCGCCATAAAAATGAACTGGTTGCGGGCGGCACTGTCATGGCTTATGACTCGGGCCAGTCAGGCTTTATGGGTTTATTTATTGTGCGCAAAGACTATCGTGCGCGTGGCTTGGGTGGCTTGCTTTGGCACTATCGTTTAAAAGTCTTGTGTCAGCGCCTTTTGCCTGATGCACCTATTGGCATGGACGGTGTGCTGGAGATGCTGCCGTTTTATCAGCGCGGCGGTTTTGTTTTTTCGCATTTTGACTGTCGTTATGAAGGCTTGGCTAAGCCTGACTCTGGCTCTGATTTTGTGGGTCACCTGCAAGCGCTGGCTCAAGTTCCCTTTGAGGTGTTGCTAGACTTTGATTCGCGTCATGTCGCGGGCCCACGCGAGACGTTTTTACGCGCTTGGGTGAATCAGCCCGGCAGCGTTGGTTTGGCGGACTATTCCGACCAGCAACTCAGGGGTTATGGGATGCTCAGAGCGTGCCGCCAGGGTTTTAAAATCGGCCCATTGTTTGCCGATTCGCTCGATACGGCAACAAAGCTTTTGTTCGCTTTGATGGCGCGCATTCCCGGTCAACCGTTGGCCTTAGACGTTCCCGATTGCAATCCGGCCGCTCTTGCTTTGGCTGAGCATGCTGGACTGCGCAAAACGTTTGCCTGCGCCAAGATGTATCACGGGTCTATGCCCGACTTGCTACAGCAGCAAGTTTTTGGCGTGACATCTTTTGAATTTGGTTGATGCTTAGGTGGAACGGTATAGTTTGCTCAGTGATTACTTTTCAATAGGTTAATGGCAATGGATTTAGTTTTTTTTCTTCAACTACACCGTGAAGTGTTCGCTGCTTTGGCTGGCGTTTTCGGCTTGATGGTGGGTAGTTTTCTTAATGTGGTGGTCTACCGTTTGCCCAAGATGATGGAGCGCCAGTGGCTGGATGAATGCACCGATATGCTGGCGTCTCAAGACGGCGCCGCGCCGCCGGCATCAGCAACACAGCCGCCCGTGCGTTTTGACTTGATATTGCCAGCTTCCCGCTGCTCTAGTTGTGGTCACACCATCACGTGGTACGAGAATATTCCGCTGCTTAGCTATCTTGCTCTGCGCGGTAAATGTGCGGCTTGCAAGACCTCTTATGGTCTGCGTTATCCCGCGGTTGAACTCGCTTGTGGTTTGCTGTTTGCCTTTTGTGCTTGGCGCTGGGGTGCGAGCTGGACGGCGCTGGTTTGGTGTGGATTT includes:
- a CDS encoding type II secretion system F family protein — its product is MATVASKGIQEFVYEWEGKDRAGKPVRGEVRAAGENQVKASLRRQGVLATKIKKRRMRSGKSIRPKDIAIFTRQLATMMKAGVPLLQSFDIVGRGNPNASVTKLLNDIRSDVETGTSLSAAFRKYPLHFNSLYCNLVEAGEAAGILDSLLERLAVYMEKTEAIKSKIKSALMYPISVVLVAFVVVAVIMIFVIPAFKSVFSSFGADLPAPTLMVIALSEFFVAYWWLIFGGLGGGFYFFMQAWRRSPKMQRVMDRLVLKLPVFGSLINKSCIARWTRTLSTMFAAGVPLVEALDSVGGASGNSLYAYATEKIQQEVSTGTSLTAAMSNANLFPTMVLQMCAIGEESGSVDHMLGKAADFYEAEVDEMVAGLSSLMEPIIIVFLGTIIGGIVVSMYLPIFKLGQVV
- a CDS encoding GNAT family N-acetyltransferase; this translates as MTTPASFDDCPLQALPADFELAEMAQHETLILEAWAAAEGWNPGLNDLSLAWRVAPNAFIALRHKNELVAGGTVMAYDSGQSGFMGLFIVRKDYRARGLGGLLWHYRLKVLCQRLLPDAPIGMDGVLEMLPFYQRGGFVFSHFDCRYEGLAKPDSGSDFVGHLQALAQVPFEVLLDFDSRHVAGPRETFLRAWVNQPGSVGLADYSDQQLRGYGMLRACRQGFKIGPLFADSLDTATKLLFALMARIPGQPLALDVPDCNPAALALAEHAGLRKTFACAKMYHGSMPDLLQQQVFGVTSFEFG